The Anastrepha ludens isolate Willacy chromosome X, idAnaLude1.1, whole genome shotgun sequence genome includes a window with the following:
- the LOC128870031 gene encoding uncharacterized protein LOC128870031: MLDNEGLIRLGGRIDYAECVPMSTKRPIILPRSHPISRLVAKHYHELFHHHNFESALCAIRRKFWIPSARRLLRSIKAKCQKCKNLSAIPESPLMGQVPSDRVTPFVRPFTYSGVDYFGPVLVAIGRRQEKRWVALFSCLTIRAIHLELARDLSTDAAIIVCRNFINRRGVPIRLRSDMGTNFVGASKEDWVNVQSGMQSECDLRGVEWVFNAPANPSAGGIWERMVRSVKRVLMFTLKERAPKLETLQSLLIEAENLINLRPLTHVPVESTDAEPLSPNHFLLGCANDVQTPALSEKICLRKQWHIAQQLKQTFWKRWILEYLPTLTRRTKWFKRVKPIAVGDIVIVCDDNESRGHWKRGIVTEAKPAPDGQVRSVLVKTSTGIFRRPASKIAVLDVGSDSLTSDANHGGEDVTD; this comes from the coding sequence ATGTTGGACAATGAGGGCCTTATACGACTAGGGGGTCGGATAGACTATGCCGAATGCGTACCAATGTCAACAAAGCGACCAATAATATTGCCAAGGAGTCATCCTATATCGCGTCTTGTAGCTAAGCATTATCACGAACTTTTTCATCACCACAACTTTGAGTCAGCGTTGTGCGCCATACGTCGAAAGTTTTGGATTCCTAGTGCGCGCCGATTACTGAGGTCAATTAAAGCTAAATGccagaaatgcaaaaatttatcCGCTATTCCCGAATCACCACTTATGGGCCAAGTACCTAGCGATCGAGTTACGCCGTTCGTTCGCCCGTTCACATATTCAGGCGTTGACTACTTTGGGCCTGTCTTAGTAGCCATAGGCCGTCGTCAAGAAAAACGTTGGGTTGCACTTTTCTCCTGTCTAACTATTAGAGCCATTCACCTGGAACTAGCTAGGGACCTATCAACAGATGCTGCCATAATTGTCTGCCGTAACTTTATAAATAGAAGAGGTGTACCGATACGGCTCCGAAGCGACATGGGGACAAATTTTGTTGGCGCAAGCAAAGAAGATTGGGTAAACGTTCAAAGCGGTATGCAATCAGAGTGTGATCTTCGAGGTGTAGAGTGGGTTTTCAATGCACCCGCCAACCCATCTGCCGGGGGCATATGGGAAAGAATGGTAAGAAGCGTAAAACGAGTTTTAATGTTCACGCTGAAGGAACGAGCGCCAAAGTTGGAGACCCTGCAAAGTCTTCTGATTgaagcagaaaatttaataaatttgcgtCCATTAACACATGTGCCGGTAGAGAGTACCGACGCCGAGCCTCTGTCACCCAATCATTTTTTGCTAGGCTGCGCAAATGATGTACAAACTCCTGCGCTGTCAGAGAAGATATGTTTACGCAAGCAGTGGCACATAGCGCAGCAGCTGAAGCAGACTTTCTGGAAGAGGTGGATACTGGAGTATCTCCCTACCTTGACCCGGCGTACGAAATGGTTTAAGAGGGTGAAGCCGATAGCTGTAGGTGACATCGTTATAGTTTGCGACGACAACGAGAGCCGAGGCCATTGGAAACGGGGTATCGTAACAGAAGCAAAGCCAGCCCCAGATGGTCAAGTTAGATCTGTTTTAGTCAAGACGTCAACAGGAATTTTCCGGAGACCAGCGTCTAAAATTGCAGTGCTCGACGTTGGTAGTGATTCTCTCACCAGTGATGCGAATCACGGGGGGGAGGATGTTACCGATTAA
- the LOC128870032 gene encoding uncharacterized protein LOC128870032, whose product MLDNEGLIRLGGRIDYAECVPMSTKRPIILPRNHPISRLVAKHYHELFHHHNFESALCAIRRKFWIPSARRLLRSIKAKCQKCKNLSAIPESPLMGQVPSDRVTPFVRPFTYSGVDYFGPVLVAIGRRQEKRWVALFSCLTIRAIHLELARDLSTDAAIIVCRNFINRRGVPVRLRSDMGTNFVGASKEDWVNVQSGMQSECDLRGVEWVFNAPANPSAGGIWERMVRSVKRVLMFTLKERAPKLETLQSLLIEAENLINSRPLTHVPVESTDAEPLSPNHFLLGCANDVQTPALSEKICLRKQWHIAQQLKQTFWKRWILEYLPTLTRRTKWFKRVKPIAVGDIVIVCDDNESRGHWKRGIVTEAKPAPDGQVRSVLVKTSTGIFRRPASKIAVLDVGSDSLTSDANHGGEDVTD is encoded by the coding sequence ATGTTGGACAATGAGGGCCTTATACGACTAGGGGGTCGGATCGACTATGCCGAATGCGTACCAATGTCAACAAAGCGACCAATAATATTGCCAAGGAATCATCCTATATCGCGTCTTGTAGCTAAGCATTATCACGAACTTTTTCATCACCACAACTTTGAGTCAGCGTTGTGCGCCATACGTCGAAAGTTTTGGATTCCTAGTGCGCGCCGATTACTGAGGTCAATTAAAGCTAAATGccagaaatgcaaaaatttatcCGCTATTCCCGAATCACCACTTATGGGCCAAGTACCTAGCGATCGAGTTACGCCGTTCGTTCGCCCGTTCACATATTCAGGCGTTGACTACTTTGGGCCTGTCTTAGTAGCCATAGGCCGTCGTCAAGAAAAACGTTGGGTTGCACTTTTCTCCTGTCTAACTATTAGAGCCATTCACCTGGAACTAGCTAGGGACCTATCAACAGATGCTGCCATAATTGTCTGCCGTAACTTTATAAACAGAAGAGGTGTACCGGTACGGCTCCGAAGCGACATGGGGACAAATTTTGTTGGCGCAAGCAAAGAAGATTGGGTAAACGTTCAAAGCGGTATGCAATCAGAGTGTGATCTTCGAGGTGTAGAGTGGGTTTTCAATGCACCCGCCAACCCATCTGCCGGGGGCATATGGGAAAGAATGGTAAGAAGCGTAAAACGAGTTTTAATGTTCACGCTGAAGGAACGAGCGCCAAAGTTGGAGACCCTGCAAAGTCTTCTGATTgaagcagaaaatttaataaattcgcgTCCATTAACACATGTGCCGGTAGAGAGTACCGACGCCGAGCCTCTGTCACCCAATCATTTTTTGCTAGGCTGCGCAAATGATGTACAAACTCCTGCGCTGTCAGAGAAGATATGTTTACGCAAGCAGTGGCACATAGCGCAGCAGCTGAAGCAGACTTTCTGGAAGAGGTGGATACTGGAGTATCTCCCTACCTTGACCCGGCGTACGAAATGGTTTAAGAGGGTGAAGCCGATAGCTGTAGGTGACATCGTTATAGTTTGCGACGACAACGAGAGCCGAGGCCATTGGAAACGGGGTATCGTAACAGAAGCAAAGCCAGCCCCAGATGGTCAAGTTAGATCTGTTTTAGTCAAGACGTCAACAGGAATTTTCCGGAGACCAGCGTCTAAAATTGCAGTGCTCGACGTTGGTAGTGATTCTCTCACCAGTGATGCGAATCACGGGGGGGAGGATGTTACCGATTAA